A stretch of Allostreptomyces psammosilenae DNA encodes these proteins:
- a CDS encoding RidA family protein, with product MSDSTKYPVRTDRAPVPVARFSQAVAKGGLLAVAGQMGFDPETGAPVGPGLAEQVHQSMRNLQTVLAEGGATFDDVIMVRVYLTDTDHFAEFNRLYDSWFENTPGGAYPARTTVYVGLPAGLLVEIDALAVIG from the coding sequence ATGAGTGACTCGACCAAGTACCCCGTGCGCACCGATCGCGCGCCGGTGCCGGTGGCCCGGTTCTCCCAGGCCGTCGCCAAGGGCGGCCTGCTGGCGGTCGCCGGGCAGATGGGCTTCGACCCGGAGACCGGGGCCCCGGTGGGGCCCGGCCTCGCCGAGCAGGTGCACCAGTCGATGCGGAACCTGCAGACCGTGCTGGCCGAGGGCGGCGCCACCTTCGACGACGTGATCATGGTGCGCGTCTACCTCACCGACACGGACCACTTCGCGGAGTTCAACCGGCTGTACGACAGCTGGTTCGAGAACACCCCGGGCGGGGCCTACCCGGCCCGCACCACCGTCTACGTCGGCCTGCCGGCGGGCCTGCTGGTGGAGATCGACGCCCTCGCCGTGATCGGCTGA
- a CDS encoding Maf family protein — MTDSRALPLVLGSASPARLKLLRQAGLEPAVLVSGVDEDALSADTPAELALALAEAKAAAVAAALPDRLPDLAGRAVVIGCDSVLELDGEALGKPVDATEALARWKAMRGREGVLRTGHCLVQTSTGRRVSAVASTTVRFGTPDDAEIAAYVASGEPLHVAGAFTLDGRSAPFIEGIDGDPGNVIGLSLPLLRRLLGELDLRITDLWAPGEDGRAG; from the coding sequence ATGACCGACTCCCGCGCCCTCCCCCTCGTCCTCGGCTCCGCCTCCCCGGCGCGACTGAAGCTGCTCCGCCAGGCCGGGCTGGAGCCGGCGGTCCTGGTCAGCGGGGTGGACGAGGACGCCCTGAGCGCCGACACCCCGGCCGAGCTCGCCCTGGCGCTGGCCGAGGCCAAGGCCGCGGCGGTGGCCGCCGCGCTCCCGGACCGGCTGCCGGACCTGGCCGGACGGGCCGTCGTGATCGGCTGCGACTCCGTCCTGGAGCTCGACGGCGAGGCCCTCGGCAAGCCGGTCGACGCCACCGAGGCCCTGGCCCGCTGGAAGGCCATGCGGGGCCGGGAGGGCGTGCTGCGCACCGGCCACTGCCTGGTGCAGACCTCCACCGGCCGCCGGGTGAGCGCCGTCGCCTCCACCACGGTGCGCTTCGGCACCCCGGACGACGCCGAGATCGCCGCCTACGTGGCCAGCGGCGAGCCGCTGCACGTGGCCGGCGCCTTCACCCTGGACGGCCGCTCCGCGCCGTTCATCGAGGGGATCGACGGCGATCCCGGCAACGTCATCGGGCTCTCCCTCCCCCTGCTGCGCCGGCTGCTGGGCGAGCTCGACCTGCGGATCACCGACCTGTGGGCGCCGGGCGAGGACGGCCGGGCCGGCTGA
- a CDS encoding sigma factor: MTDTLTIEHVRAAQDNDLEAVAVVIRATDQQIEKAAAKAARRISMDGHRFHTYCDEFTQVARIAVWDAIGRFAGDSVDAFFGFVYRTVESVLLDAVRSETLGATGTDHDAIKVFASMLDQAGGDVYLAEKLSRTVPPKGRRLSADRANAARMAWQCTVSLDRPFFIATGDNYEWAYETTMNGVLASTIGIPEDLITADDVTREESRIKRAMVRRVLGDMGQMQRDVLCHSFGIAGATYYGHGADGDDEGLAEELGTTVAKVRDARSKGLKAFAKRWIKLVAKTEAEAKELTEAAAVNLSAGGRK, translated from the coding sequence GTGACCGACACGCTGACCATCGAGCATGTTCGCGCCGCCCAGGACAACGACCTCGAAGCGGTCGCAGTAGTGATCCGAGCCACTGATCAGCAGATCGAAAAGGCGGCTGCTAAGGCCGCTCGCCGGATATCCATGGATGGGCACCGCTTCCACACCTACTGCGACGAATTCACACAGGTGGCGCGCATTGCCGTGTGGGACGCTATTGGTCGCTTTGCTGGTGACAGCGTCGACGCGTTTTTCGGATTCGTCTACCGCACGGTGGAGAGCGTGCTTCTTGACGCTGTGCGCAGCGAAACGCTGGGTGCAACGGGCACCGACCACGATGCCATTAAGGTGTTTGCGTCGATGCTGGATCAGGCCGGAGGTGATGTCTACCTTGCCGAGAAGCTGTCCCGGACAGTGCCGCCGAAGGGCCGACGACTCAGCGCGGACCGGGCAAACGCGGCTCGAATGGCTTGGCAGTGCACTGTGTCTCTCGATCGGCCGTTCTTTATAGCAACCGGAGACAACTACGAGTGGGCTTACGAAACGACCATGAACGGTGTGCTGGCCAGCACAATTGGGATTCCGGAAGACCTCATCACTGCTGACGACGTGACGCGTGAGGAGTCGCGAATCAAGCGAGCGATGGTCCGGAGGGTTCTGGGCGATATGGGTCAAATGCAGCGGGATGTGCTTTGCCACTCTTTCGGCATTGCTGGCGCCACCTACTACGGCCATGGCGCCGATGGCGACGACGAAGGATTGGCGGAGGAGCTGGGCACCACGGTGGCGAAGGTCCGGGACGCACGCTCTAAGGGACTCAAGGCTTTCGCTAAGCGGTGGATCAAGCTTGTGGCCAAGACCGAGGCTGAGGCGAAGGAGCTGACCGAGGCGGCTGCCGTGAACTTGTCGGCTGGCGGCCGTAAGTAG
- a CDS encoding acetyl/propionyl/methylcrotonyl-CoA carboxylase subunit alpha: MRKVLIANRGEIAVRVVRACRDAGIESVAVYADPDRDAPHVRAADEAYALGGDTPAESYLNMAKVLDAARQSGADAVHPGYGFLSENADFAQAVLDAGLVWIGPPPSAIRALGDKVAARHIAQAAGAPLVAGTPEPVTGADEVVAFAEEHGLPIAIKAAYGGGGRGLKVARALDEVAELYESAVREAVAAFGRGECFVERYLDRPRHVETQCLADAHGNVVVVSTRDCSLQRRHQKLVEEAPAPFLTPEQNAELYRASKAILRQAGYVGAGTCEFLVGTDGTISFLEVNTRLQVEHPVSEEVTGIDLVREQLRIADGEPLGYDDPEVRGHSIEFRINGEDPGRNFLPAPGTVTTFQTPSGPGVRVDSGVEAGTVIGPAWDSLLAKLIVTGRDRTQALERARRVLDEFVVEGMATALPFHRAVVRDEAFAPADPEQPFAVHTRWIETEFDNTIEPWSGGGAETEEAGPRETVVVEVGGKRLEVSLPAGFGVSLPTGNSRKTPKRKAAGKRPVADSAALTSPMQGTIVKVAAQDGDEVQEGDLIVVLEAMKMEQPINAHRSGRVSGLSIEVGATVTNGATLCEINA; encoded by the coding sequence GTGCGCAAGGTGCTCATCGCCAACCGCGGGGAGATCGCCGTCCGCGTCGTCCGCGCCTGCCGGGACGCCGGGATCGAGAGCGTGGCCGTCTACGCGGACCCGGACCGCGACGCTCCGCACGTGCGGGCCGCCGACGAGGCGTACGCCCTGGGCGGCGACACCCCCGCCGAGAGCTACCTCAACATGGCCAAGGTGCTGGACGCGGCCCGCCAGTCCGGCGCGGACGCCGTCCACCCCGGATACGGCTTCCTCTCCGAGAACGCGGACTTCGCCCAGGCCGTGCTGGACGCCGGGCTGGTCTGGATCGGCCCGCCGCCGTCCGCCATCCGCGCCCTCGGTGACAAGGTCGCCGCCCGGCACATCGCCCAGGCCGCCGGCGCGCCGCTGGTCGCCGGCACCCCGGAGCCGGTCACCGGCGCCGACGAGGTCGTGGCCTTCGCCGAGGAGCACGGCCTGCCGATCGCCATCAAGGCCGCCTACGGCGGTGGCGGACGCGGCCTGAAGGTCGCCCGCGCGCTGGACGAGGTCGCCGAGCTGTACGAGTCGGCGGTGCGCGAGGCCGTCGCCGCCTTCGGGCGCGGCGAGTGCTTCGTCGAGCGCTACCTGGACCGCCCGCGGCACGTCGAGACCCAGTGCCTGGCCGACGCGCACGGCAACGTCGTGGTGGTCTCCACCCGCGACTGCTCGCTGCAGCGCCGCCACCAGAAGCTGGTGGAGGAGGCCCCGGCGCCGTTCCTGACGCCGGAGCAGAACGCCGAGCTGTACCGCGCCTCCAAGGCGATCCTGCGCCAGGCCGGCTACGTCGGCGCCGGTACCTGCGAGTTCCTGGTGGGCACCGACGGCACCATCTCCTTCCTGGAGGTCAACACCCGTCTCCAGGTGGAGCACCCGGTGTCCGAGGAGGTCACCGGCATCGACCTGGTCCGCGAGCAGCTGCGGATCGCCGACGGCGAGCCGCTCGGCTACGACGACCCCGAGGTGCGCGGCCACTCCATCGAGTTCCGGATCAACGGCGAGGACCCGGGCCGCAACTTCCTGCCCGCCCCGGGCACCGTCACCACCTTCCAGACCCCGTCCGGGCCGGGTGTCCGGGTGGACTCCGGCGTGGAGGCGGGGACGGTGATCGGCCCGGCGTGGGACTCGCTGCTGGCCAAGCTGATCGTGACCGGCCGGGACCGCACGCAGGCGCTGGAGCGGGCCCGCCGGGTGCTGGACGAGTTCGTGGTCGAGGGCATGGCCACGGCCCTGCCGTTCCACCGCGCGGTGGTCCGTGACGAGGCGTTCGCCCCGGCCGACCCGGAGCAGCCGTTCGCCGTGCACACCCGGTGGATCGAGACGGAGTTCGACAACACCATCGAGCCGTGGTCCGGCGGCGGGGCGGAGACCGAGGAGGCCGGGCCGCGCGAGACCGTGGTGGTCGAGGTCGGCGGCAAGCGCCTGGAGGTCTCGCTGCCCGCCGGATTCGGCGTCAGCCTGCCGACCGGCAACAGCCGCAAGACGCCCAAGCGGAAGGCCGCGGGCAAGCGCCCGGTCGCCGACAGCGCCGCGCTGACCAGCCCGATGCAGGGCACCATCGTGAAGGTGGCCGCGCAGGACGGCGACGAGGTCCAGGAAGGCGACCTCATCGTGGTGCTGGAGGCGATGAAGATGGAGCAGCCGATCAACGCGCACCGTTCCGGCCGGGTCTCCGGCCTGTCCATCGAGGTGGGTGCCACGGTGACCAACGGCGCCACCCTCTGCGAGATCAACGCCTGA
- a CDS encoding gas vesicle structural protein GvpA yields MTTVMPQQTATTTRGGANSGSLYDVLELILDRGLVIDVFVRVSLVGIELLKIDARVVVASVDTYLRFAEACNRLDLEASTRSQTLPEAVGSITEKGAQGKSKGALSGAVEAISGTLGGRGRDDDEGESRSAVSARSRRKEES; encoded by the coding sequence ATGACCACCGTCATGCCACAGCAGACCGCCACGACCACGCGCGGAGGAGCCAACTCCGGCTCCCTGTACGACGTACTCGAACTCATCCTGGACCGCGGGCTGGTGATCGACGTCTTCGTCCGGGTCTCCCTGGTCGGCATCGAACTGCTCAAGATCGACGCCCGGGTCGTCGTCGCCAGCGTGGACACCTACCTGCGCTTCGCCGAGGCCTGCAACCGCCTCGACCTGGAGGCCAGCACCCGGAGCCAGACGCTGCCCGAGGCGGTCGGCTCCATCACCGAGAAGGGCGCCCAGGGCAAGTCCAAGGGCGCGCTCAGCGGCGCCGTCGAGGCGATCAGCGGCACCCTCGGCGGCAGGGGCCGCGACGACGACGAGGGCGAGTCGCGGTCCGCGGTCTCCGCGCGCTCCCGCCGGAAGGAGGAGAGCTGA
- the mmpB gene encoding morphogenic membrane protein MmpB, with protein sequence MLWTDPPKEPSEDARRVLRMLELVGPTLAAVVVVFMFVVTLY encoded by the coding sequence ATGCTGTGGACCGATCCACCCAAGGAACCGTCCGAGGACGCGCGACGAGTCCTCCGGATGCTCGAGCTGGTGGGACCGACGCTGGCCGCGGTGGTCGTCGTCTTCATGTTCGTGGTCACCTTGTACTAG
- the trhA gene encoding PAQR family membrane homeostasis protein TrhA, which produces MTAEEPQTSGAVHTAAAGAAQAARGAAAAARDVAREVKPKLRGWLHAGMFPASLVAGIVLICLADTTTERIACAVYSVTAWMLFGISALYHRGNWGPRANAVLRRLDHSNIFLIIAGTYTPLTIILLDGARGQLLLWMVWVGALVGIAFRVFWVGAPRWLYTPCYLALGWAAVFFLPDFMRAGGIAVMVLVIVGGVLYSVGGVIYGLKKPNPSPRWFGFHEVFHAFTLAAFAAHYVGISLAAYSS; this is translated from the coding sequence ATGACTGCGGAGGAACCACAGACGAGCGGCGCTGTCCACACCGCCGCCGCCGGCGCGGCGCAAGCGGCCCGGGGGGCCGCGGCGGCGGCCCGCGACGTGGCCCGGGAGGTCAAGCCCAAGCTGCGCGGCTGGTTGCACGCGGGCATGTTCCCCGCGTCGCTGGTGGCAGGCATCGTGCTGATCTGTCTGGCGGACACCACGACCGAGCGGATCGCCTGCGCGGTCTACTCGGTCACCGCCTGGATGCTGTTCGGCATCAGCGCGCTGTACCACCGGGGCAACTGGGGTCCCCGGGCCAACGCCGTGCTGCGGCGGCTGGACCACTCCAACATCTTCCTGATCATCGCCGGCACCTACACGCCGCTGACGATCATCCTGTTGGACGGCGCCCGGGGGCAGTTGCTGCTGTGGATGGTGTGGGTGGGTGCCCTGGTCGGCATCGCCTTCCGGGTCTTCTGGGTGGGCGCCCCGCGCTGGCTCTACACCCCCTGCTACCTGGCGCTCGGCTGGGCGGCCGTCTTCTTCCTGCCGGACTTCATGCGTGCCGGCGGCATCGCGGTGATGGTGCTGGTGATCGTCGGCGGCGTGCTGTACAGCGTGGGCGGCGTGATCTACGGCCTGAAGAAGCCGAACCCCTCCCCGCGCTGGTTCGGCTTCCACGAGGTGTTCCACGCCTTCACCCTCGCCGCCTTCGCCGCCCACTACGTCGGCATATCGCTGGCCGCCTATTCCAGCTGA
- a CDS encoding HNH endonuclease → MRSRYDFTRLYQQNRRRRAPGAPYSRSEVFSRWGGQCAYCAAPAVHLDHVQPVSRGGRDVLANVLPACADCNYRKGSKTLAEWASTF, encoded by the coding sequence GTGCGCAGCAGGTACGACTTCACCCGGCTGTACCAACAGAACCGGCGCCGAAGGGCCCCAGGGGCCCCGTACAGCCGCTCGGAGGTCTTCTCCCGCTGGGGTGGCCAGTGCGCCTACTGCGCTGCCCCAGCGGTCCACCTAGACCACGTACAGCCCGTCAGCAGGGGTGGCCGAGACGTGCTGGCTAACGTGCTGCCAGCATGCGCCGACTGCAACTACAGGAAGGGAAGCAAGACGCTCGCCGAGTGGGCGTCGACCTTCTAG
- a CDS encoding pyridoxal phosphate-dependent aminotransferase, giving the protein MQVTQSSKLAGVLYDIRGPVLDEAMRLEEEGHRVLKLHTGNPAPFGFEAPPEVLQDIMRNLGQAHGYGDSKGLLSARRAVVQYYQTKNVAGLDVDDVYLGNGVSELIQMSMQALLDDGDEVLVPAPDYPLWTAAVSLSGGTAVHYLCDESSDWYPDLADIEAKITDRTRAIVVINPNNPTGAVYPDEVLSGIVEIARRNQLIVYSDEIYDKILYDGVRHTPTASFAPDLLCVTFNGLSKSYRVAGFRSGWMVVSGTKSHAAGYIEGLTMLANMRLCANVPAQHAIATSLGGHQSIEELVRPGGRLAEQRDVAHRLLTEIPGVTCVRPRGALYAFPRLDPKVYPIEDDQRMVLDLLRQEHILVVQGTGFNWPRPDHFRLTTLPRKEDLADAVTRIGEFLSRYAKV; this is encoded by the coding sequence ATGCAGGTGACACAGTCCTCGAAGCTGGCCGGCGTCCTCTACGACATCCGCGGGCCGGTCCTCGACGAGGCCATGCGCCTGGAGGAGGAGGGCCACCGGGTCCTGAAACTGCACACCGGCAACCCCGCCCCGTTCGGGTTCGAGGCGCCCCCCGAGGTCCTCCAGGACATCATGCGCAACCTCGGCCAGGCCCACGGCTACGGGGACTCCAAGGGCCTGCTGTCCGCCCGCCGCGCGGTCGTGCAGTACTACCAGACCAAGAACGTCGCCGGGCTGGACGTGGACGACGTCTACCTGGGCAACGGCGTCTCCGAGCTGATCCAGATGTCCATGCAGGCGCTGCTGGACGACGGCGACGAGGTGCTGGTGCCCGCCCCGGACTACCCGCTGTGGACCGCCGCAGTCAGCCTCTCCGGCGGCACCGCCGTGCACTACCTCTGCGACGAGTCCTCGGACTGGTACCCGGACCTCGCGGACATCGAGGCGAAGATCACCGACCGCACCCGCGCCATCGTGGTGATCAACCCCAACAACCCCACCGGCGCCGTGTACCCGGACGAGGTGCTGTCCGGGATCGTGGAGATCGCCCGCCGCAACCAGCTGATCGTCTACTCCGACGAGATCTACGACAAGATCCTCTACGACGGCGTGCGGCACACCCCCACCGCCTCCTTCGCCCCGGACCTGCTCTGCGTCACCTTCAACGGCCTGTCCAAGAGCTACCGGGTGGCCGGGTTCCGCTCCGGCTGGATGGTGGTTTCCGGCACCAAGAGCCACGCCGCGGGCTACATCGAGGGCCTGACCATGCTGGCCAACATGCGGCTGTGCGCCAACGTGCCGGCGCAGCACGCCATCGCCACCTCGCTGGGCGGCCACCAGAGCATCGAGGAGCTGGTGCGGCCGGGCGGGCGCCTCGCCGAGCAGCGGGACGTGGCGCACCGCCTGCTGACCGAGATACCGGGCGTGACCTGCGTCCGCCCCCGGGGCGCGCTGTACGCCTTCCCGCGGCTGGACCCGAAGGTCTACCCGATCGAGGACGACCAGCGGATGGTGTTGGACCTGCTGCGGCAGGAGCACATCCTGGTGGTGCAGGGCACCGGCTTCAACTGGCCCCGACCGGACCACTTCCGGCTCACCACGCTGCCCCGCAAGGAGGACCTCGCCGACGCGGTGACCCGGATCGGGGAGTTCCTCTCCCGCTACGCCAAGGTCTGA
- the thyX gene encoding FAD-dependent thymidylate synthase has protein sequence MKVEILATTYMRNMLPAFAYNYSTGIEDGSSVTDADALGEFAGRICYKSFDRPNAATAENETYLANIIRQGHFSVMEHASVTFLVRGVSRSLLTELTRHRHLSFSVVSQRYVNYEDTAPVIPPALTGNAEIPVQQAYAFSVEMYKGLVKRLTSDGLSRKAAREAARAVLPNAAPVDMVVTGNLRAWRDVLAKRHHVAADAEMQEFARRVLDGLRVVAPSSVQDIPEAPYGSEA, from the coding sequence ATGAAGGTCGAGATTCTGGCGACGACGTACATGCGCAACATGCTTCCGGCGTTCGCGTACAACTACAGCACCGGAATCGAAGACGGGTCTTCTGTCACAGACGCCGATGCGCTCGGCGAGTTCGCGGGTCGCATCTGCTACAAGTCTTTCGATCGGCCCAACGCTGCCACGGCTGAGAACGAGACGTATCTCGCCAACATCATCCGGCAGGGCCACTTCAGCGTCATGGAGCACGCGTCGGTGACCTTCCTGGTGCGAGGGGTGTCGCGGTCGCTGCTCACAGAGCTGACGCGCCACCGGCATCTCAGCTTCAGCGTGGTGTCTCAGCGGTATGTTAACTACGAAGACACGGCCCCTGTTATCCCCCCGGCGCTAACGGGAAACGCTGAGATTCCGGTACAGCAGGCGTACGCCTTTTCGGTGGAGATGTACAAGGGTCTGGTGAAGCGCCTTACCTCTGATGGGTTGAGCCGCAAGGCTGCCCGCGAAGCCGCGCGCGCTGTACTGCCCAACGCCGCCCCCGTGGACATGGTCGTCACCGGAAATCTCCGAGCGTGGCGAGATGTGCTGGCCAAGCGTCATCACGTGGCTGCCGACGCAGAGATGCAGGAATTCGCCCGGCGTGTCCTCGATGGTCTCCGCGTGGTCGCGCCATCAAGCGTTCAGGACATCCCTGAAGCTCCGTACGGAAGCGAGGCGTGA
- a CDS encoding DNA polymerase produces the protein MRVYDYAISGDRITVRVPETDEDLRAFEAWYRVASKRGPIALDTETTGLDIFSAGYRLRTVQFGDRHTAWVIHYERGGRFQHAVRAALEWIDELLIHNAPFDWCVVDRHVGVPIERLAPKTTDTRLKAGLIDPRQPQEGGRGTGLKPLSAWYVDPKAPDTQGDLTSVFRSLGLTKATGWAGIPLDHPTYNLYAGLDVILTARLNPCLDAELSALGVRSKLVRFEHEIARICAVMQRMGMILDTEYTRALNDRLGFEASHYESLALRYGVTNVNAPAQIREALLGMGEEWSKDEVTANGALKVDKAVLHRFADLDFQTGARLNLRTPNPLAEAIIKSKRAGKWRSTYTQTFLDVVDADGRVHPFINSMQARTARMSVTRPALQTLPSSDQMIRRCLLAEEGHVMVSTDFKAVELRVLAALADVKRMKEAIRAGEDLHSFTARLVFGPDFTPKHRKISKGIAFGKVYGGGAATIQRQTGAPMEEVRRALAAYDRLYPEIRRASARWQREAYETGLVHVSVTGRQLPLDRDRMYAVVNYACQSAARDCLGQSLLHLEEAGLLDYMRLPIHDEVLCSVPAKEATDFAREIERCMTFDLYGVPIEAEAEVGKRSWGSLYGASE, from the coding sequence GTGAGGGTATACGACTACGCGATCTCTGGTGATCGCATCACGGTACGCGTGCCGGAAACCGACGAAGACTTGCGCGCTTTCGAGGCATGGTACCGGGTCGCCAGCAAGCGCGGACCGATAGCGCTGGACACGGAAACAACCGGGCTGGATATCTTCAGCGCGGGATATCGTCTGCGAACCGTCCAGTTCGGAGACCGACACACAGCATGGGTCATCCACTATGAGCGCGGTGGGCGCTTCCAGCACGCTGTACGCGCGGCTCTGGAATGGATCGATGAGCTTCTGATCCATAATGCTCCGTTCGACTGGTGCGTGGTCGACCGGCATGTTGGGGTGCCTATTGAGAGGCTTGCGCCGAAGACGACAGATACGCGCCTTAAGGCTGGTCTGATCGACCCGAGGCAGCCGCAGGAAGGTGGACGGGGGACCGGGCTCAAGCCTCTGTCGGCGTGGTATGTCGATCCCAAGGCTCCGGACACTCAGGGGGACCTAACATCTGTGTTTCGCTCTCTGGGCTTGACCAAGGCGACCGGATGGGCCGGTATTCCGCTGGACCACCCCACGTACAACTTGTACGCGGGACTCGATGTCATCTTGACTGCACGCCTGAACCCCTGCCTTGACGCTGAGTTGTCCGCACTAGGTGTCAGGTCAAAGCTGGTGCGGTTTGAGCATGAGATAGCGCGTATCTGCGCTGTCATGCAGCGAATGGGCATGATTCTCGACACGGAATACACCCGTGCGCTGAACGACCGGCTTGGGTTTGAGGCGTCTCATTACGAATCTCTGGCGCTTCGCTACGGCGTGACCAACGTGAACGCGCCCGCACAGATTCGAGAAGCGCTCCTAGGTATGGGGGAGGAGTGGAGTAAGGATGAGGTAACAGCGAATGGCGCGCTGAAGGTCGACAAGGCCGTACTGCACCGGTTTGCCGACCTTGACTTCCAGACGGGCGCCCGGCTGAATCTTCGCACGCCGAATCCGCTCGCCGAAGCGATCATCAAGAGTAAGCGGGCCGGTAAGTGGAGATCGACTTACACCCAGACGTTTCTTGACGTAGTCGATGCCGACGGCCGTGTCCACCCCTTCATCAACTCCATGCAAGCGCGCACGGCCCGTATGTCTGTGACTCGACCGGCGCTTCAGACCCTTCCTAGCTCGGACCAAATGATCCGCCGATGCCTACTGGCTGAGGAGGGGCACGTTATGGTGTCCACGGATTTCAAGGCCGTTGAGCTACGCGTTCTCGCTGCACTGGCAGATGTCAAGAGAATGAAGGAAGCAATTCGGGCGGGTGAGGACCTGCACAGCTTCACTGCTCGACTGGTCTTCGGACCTGACTTCACTCCCAAGCACCGCAAAATTTCCAAGGGCATTGCCTTCGGAAAGGTGTATGGCGGTGGAGCTGCCACAATCCAGCGCCAGACCGGTGCTCCTATGGAGGAAGTTCGGAGGGCACTCGCAGCTTATGACCGGCTATACCCGGAAATCCGTCGCGCGTCCGCTCGCTGGCAGCGTGAGGCGTACGAGACTGGCTTGGTACACGTGTCGGTGACCGGTCGGCAGCTCCCGCTAGACCGTGACCGGATGTACGCAGTGGTCAACTACGCGTGCCAGAGCGCTGCCCGCGACTGCTTGGGCCAGTCCCTCCTGCACCTCGAAGAAGCCGGACTGCTGGACTACATGCGGCTACCGATCCATGACGAAGTGTTGTGCTCCGTACCTGCGAAGGAAGCGACGGACTTCGCGCGCGAGATTGAGCGTTGCATGACCTTCGACCTGTACGGCGTCCCGATCGAAGCTGAGGCTGAAGTCGGCAAGCGCTCGTGGGGGAGCCTGTACGGCGCCAGCGAGTGA
- a CDS encoding deoxycytidylate deaminase: protein MKEFDRPRWDEYFLAGAEWVATRADCTRARVGAILVNANNEVRGTGYNGAPSGVPGCASAGSCPRGRHHELPADGYDSNSCSCGNSLPCPEASVPDSDYANCVADHAERNAIRHTPPGELMGATLYVTREPCPACWTLIRACGISRVVTP from the coding sequence TTGAAGGAATTCGACCGGCCGAGATGGGATGAGTACTTTCTCGCTGGCGCCGAGTGGGTAGCGACCCGAGCGGACTGCACACGGGCCCGAGTGGGCGCCATCCTGGTGAACGCGAACAACGAGGTTCGGGGGACTGGCTACAACGGCGCACCCAGCGGCGTACCGGGATGCGCCTCGGCCGGATCGTGTCCCCGTGGTCGCCACCACGAGCTTCCGGCGGACGGTTACGACTCCAACTCGTGCTCATGCGGGAACTCGCTTCCCTGTCCCGAGGCGTCGGTACCTGATAGTGACTACGCGAATTGTGTAGCAGACCACGCGGAGCGCAACGCGATCAGGCACACGCCGCCGGGTGAGCTCATGGGTGCCACTCTGTACGTGACCCGCGAACCGTGCCCGGCTTGTTGGACGCTTATCCGAGCGTGCGGTATCAGCCGGGTGGTAACTCCGTAG
- a CDS encoding gas vesicle protein GvpO, which translates to MNDRHERPESGAADGVPDASDGTGGAEAAPLTAAQAIRRASEQLRELLGRELDSVSGLRRGADGWEVDVEVVELPRVPDSTSVLASYRVDLARDGELVGYARTRRYSRGQLDGR; encoded by the coding sequence ATGAACGACCGCCACGAGCGGCCGGAGTCCGGCGCCGCCGACGGGGTGCCGGACGCCTCCGACGGCACCGGCGGGGCCGAGGCCGCGCCGCTGACCGCCGCACAGGCCATCCGGCGCGCCTCGGAACAACTGCGGGAACTGCTCGGCCGCGAACTCGACTCGGTCAGCGGCCTGCGGCGCGGCGCCGACGGCTGGGAGGTGGACGTCGAGGTGGTGGAACTGCCCCGCGTCCCCGACTCGACCAGCGTCCTCGCCAGCTACCGCGTGGACCTCGCCCGCGACGGCGAACTGGTCGGCTACGCCCGGACCCGGCGCTACTCCCGCGGCCAGCTCGACGGCCGCTGA